One genomic segment of Pagrus major chromosome 13, Pma_NU_1.0 includes these proteins:
- the htr3a gene encoding 5-hydroxytryptamine receptor 3A translates to MRLSSAGTALIFLLIQGASRACTVKKLGGSTGRFANATLVRLSEFLSAGYKKGVRPVKDWRTSTIVAIDLMVYSILNVDEKNQVLTTYVWYRQSWTDEFLVWNPEDFDEVKQVSLPTANVWVPDILINEFVDVGKSPDIPYVYVTHDGLVRNYKPIQVVTACTLNIYNFPFDVQKCSLTFQSWLHTIDDINITLMRTPEELKEDKSVFMNQGEWELLHILSNYKIFSVDNDDYYAEMKFHVVIRRRPLFYTVNLLLPSIFLMVMDIVGFYLPPDSGERVSFKITLLLGYSVFLIIVSDTLPATAIGTPLIGVYFVVCMALLVISLTETVLIVRLVHKQDLQTPVPHWVKYLVLERAPVLFCIHKKHRLCSRLSSQASDLDHYKDNNYGTAQCTHHHTCEIGRRLSQHDREAGLIRLGLPPVPSRDPTPPVMDNILQEVTAIRHFLEKRDRAREVAKEWLQVGYVLDVLLFRVYLVAMVAYSITLGTLWSVWQVA, encoded by the exons ATGAGACTCTCATCAGCTGGGACAGCACTCATTTTCCTTCTTATTCAAGGAGCATCAAGAGCCTGCACAG tGAAGAAACTGGGCGGCAGCACGGGAAGATTTGCCAATGCCACATTAGTGCGGCTATCTGAGTTTTTGAGTGCCGGTTACAAGAAGGGAGTGAGACCCGTGAAAGACTGGAGGACGTCCACTATAGTGGCGATCGACCTCATGGTTTATTCCATCCTCAATGTG GATGAGAAGAACCAGGTTTTGACTACATATGTGTGGTACAGACAG TCGTGGACGGATGAATTCCTGGTCTGGAACCCAGAAGACTTTGATGAAGTCAAACAGGTTTCTCTTCCTACCGCTAATGTGTGGGTGCCTGACATCCTCATCAATGAGTT TGTAGATGTGGGGAAGTCTCCAGACATACCTTACGTCTATGTGACACATGACGGACTGGTGCGCAACTACAAGCCCATCCAGGTGGTCACAGCCTGCACTCTCAACATCTACAACTTCCCATTTGACGTCCAGAAATGCAGCCTCACCTTCCAGAGCTGGCTACATACCA TTGATGACATCAACATCACCCTGATGCGAACCCCGGAGGAGCTAAAGGAGGACAAGAGTGTCTTCATGAACCAGGGAGAGTGGGAGCTGCTCCATATACTGTCCAACTACAAGATCTTCAGTGTGGACAACGATGACTATTATGCTGAGATGAAGTTCCAT GTGGTGATCCGGCGGCGTCCTTTGTTCTACACTGTGAACCTGCTGCTGCCCAGCATCTTCCTGATGGTCATGGACATTGTGGGTTTCTATCTGCCACCAGACAGCGGAGAGAGGGTTTCCTTCAAGATCACTTTACTGCTGGGCTACTCTGTCTTCCTCATCATTGTTTCTGATACTCTGCCTGCCACGGCCATTGGAACGCCACTGATAG GTGTATACTTTGTGGTTTGCATGGCCCTCCTGGTGATCAGCCTGACAGAGACTGTGCTAATTGTGCGTCTGGTGCACAAGCAGGACCTGCAGACCCCTGTGCCCCACTGGGTGAAGTACTTGGTGCTGGAAAGGGCTCCGGTCCTCTTCTGCATCCACAAGAAGCACCGCCTCTGCTCCAGATTGTCCTCCCAGGCCTCCGACCTGGACCACTACAAAGACAACAACTACGGCACTG CCCAGTGCACCCACCACCACACCTGTGAGATAGGCCGAAGGCTCAGCCAGCATGACAGAGAAGCTGGGCTGATCAGACTGGGCCTGCCTCCAGTCCCCTCCAGGGACCCCACCCCGCCTGTCATGGACAACATCCTGCAGGAAGTGACGGCGATACGCCACTTCCTGGAGAAGAGGGACAGGGCCCGGGAAGTTGCCAAGGAGTGGCTGCAGGTCGGCTATGTGCTGGACGTGCTGCTCTTCAGAGTTTACTTGGTGGCCATGGTGGCCTACAGCATCACACTGGGCACGCTGTGGTCAGTGTGGCAGGTCGCCTGA
- the LOC141006671 gene encoding 5-hydroxytryptamine receptor 3B-like, translating into MSLIWLMLLFSAHLAECVPEKPKRSALNQLTRTLLRKYDCGVRPVHNWTSLTKVYIDLILQSVLDVDGKTQSITTSIWYRQIWTDEFLVWDPEEFDGINEISLSSDAIWIPDVIVTEFVDEGKSPPIPYVYVNSSGCVKHYRPVQVVVACSLEMYAFPFDKQNCSLTFRSWLHSVKEIDLALWRSAEAIANDKREFMNDGEWELLSIPSRYWQIHQDNIEYAHIQFNVLIRRRPLLYVVGLLIPSIFLMLVDVISFYLPLNSGTRIGFKISILLGYTVFRVNMTDELPSSALSTPLIGVFFAVCMAMLMLSLIKSILVVKLLCHSEKEVKQMSISACLLDKYGSAGHDFTESALTSIKTLDCINPSGDYELEPSLEEDLLSLNEIQEAPSGLEWLLQELAFLRLALSQDDTESSAQDEWLALCSKLDIFLFRFYLFVLVLYAGTLLSLWARWSFA; encoded by the exons ATGTCTCTCATTTGGCTGATGCTGTTATTCTCAG CTCATCTAGCTGAATGTGTGCCAGAGAAGCCAAAGAGATCAGCTCTGAACCAGCTGACCAGGACCCTCCTCAGGAAGTACGACTGTGGAGTTCGACCTGTTCACAACTGGACCAGTCTCACCAAGGTCTACATAGACCTCATACTACAGTCTGTCCTTGATGTG GATGGAAAAACCCAGAGCATAACTACAAGTATTTGGTACAGACAG ATCTGGACAGATGAATTCCTGGTTTGGGACCCGGAAGAGTTTGACGGTATCAATGAGATCTCACTGTCATCTGACGCCATCTGGATACCTGATGTTATCGTTACCGAATT TGTGGATGAAGGGAAGTCCCCACCGATCCCCTACGTGTACGTCAACTCCTCTGGCTGTGTGAAGCACTACCGGCCCGTGCAGGTGGTGGTGGCCTGCAGCCTGGAGATGTACGCCTTTCCATTTGACAAGCAGAACTGCAGCCTTACTTTCCGCAGCTGGCTTCACTCAG TGAAGGAAATAGACCTGGCTCTGTGGAGGAGCGCAGAGGCCATTGCTAATGATAAGAGGGAGTTCATGAATGACGGAGAATGGGAACTGTTGTCCATTCCCTCCCGCTACTGGCAAATCCACCAAGACAACATCGAATATGCCCACATCCAGTTCAAT GTGTTGATCCGCCGGCGCCCCCTGCTGTACGTGGTGGGTCTCCTCATCCCCAGCATCTTCCTCATGCTGGTAGATGTGATCAGCTTCTACCTGCCCTTGAACAGCGGTACACGTATTGGCTTTAAGATCAGCATACTGCTGGGCTACACCGTCTTCAGAGTCAACATGACAGATGAACTGCCCTCCTCTGCACTCAGCACTCCACTCATAG GTGTGTTCTTCGCGGTGTGCATGGCCATGCTGATGCTCAGCCTGATCAAGTCTATACTGGTGGTGAAGCTGCTCTGCCACAGTGAGAAAGAGGTCAAGCAAATGTCAATATCTGCCTGCCTGCTGGACAAGTATGGCTCAGCTGGTCACGACTTCACTGAGAGCGCTTTAACCTCCATCAAAACCCTCGACTGCATCAACCCATCTGGAG ATTATGAACTGGAGCCTTCACTGGAGGAGGATCTGCTGTCCCTGAATGAGATCCAGGAGGCTCCCTCCGGGCTGGAGTGGCTTCTCCAGGAGCTGGCCTTCCTCCGCCTGGCTTTATCCCAGGATGACACAGAGTCTTCAGCTCAGGACGAATGGCTGGCCCTCTGCTCTAAGCTCGACATCTTCTTGTTCCGCTTCTACCTGTTTGTTCTGGTCTTGTATGCCGGTACTCTGCTGTCGCTCTGGGCCAGATGGAGCTTTGCCTGA